The following are encoded together in the Flavobacterium sp. TR2 genome:
- a CDS encoding DUF4202 domain-containing protein encodes MTTPFQKASEWIDAENAQDPNIELDQNKEYPKELLYSDRMYKRLMEFEPNASEEIQIASKAQHICRWKVARESYPMDRVGYLKWREELKKFHAKTTAEILEKAGYDQTFIDRVSFLIEKKLLKKDAETQLLEDVICLVFLEYYLEPFVHKHDEEKLKNIIKKTWDKMSDKGHEEALKIKYSEENLNLIKASLGL; translated from the coding sequence ATGACTACACCTTTTCAAAAAGCAAGCGAATGGATTGATGCAGAAAATGCACAAGATCCCAACATCGAATTAGACCAAAACAAAGAATACCCAAAAGAATTACTGTATTCTGACAGGATGTACAAAAGACTGATGGAATTTGAGCCTAATGCATCAGAAGAAATTCAGATTGCTTCAAAAGCACAGCACATCTGTCGCTGGAAAGTCGCTCGCGAATCGTACCCAATGGATCGTGTAGGTTATTTAAAATGGAGAGAAGAACTGAAAAAATTTCACGCAAAAACTACTGCAGAGATATTAGAAAAAGCGGGGTACGATCAAACTTTTATTGATCGCGTTTCTTTCTTAATTGAAAAAAAACTGCTGAAAAAAGATGCTGAAACACAATTACTCGAAGATGTTATCTGTCTGGTTTTCTTAGAATATTATTTAGAACCTTTCGTTCACAAACACGATGAAGAAAAGCTGAAAAACATCATCAAGAAAACTTGGGATAAAATGTCGGACAAAGGACACGAGGAAGCCTTAAAAATCAAATATTCTGAAGAAAATTTAAACCTGATAAAAGCTTCTTTGGGATTGTAA
- a CDS encoding META domain-containing protein → MKNILSILFLSFVMIGCKTAANKESSANSSVSSTEEDLKYYFKGTGNEPFWGIKIGNDEIVFTSLIPGKEKLIFPAVDAVRAMDANVKMYRVSNETASATITIQQLDCQDSMSGAISPYSVKVEIKNSSELEMKKLSGCGKYLTDYRLHDIWVLEELNGYKVFAADFQKEFPRIEINSAENRFSGFGGCNSITGQIFFEKDLLRFTKVVSTLMACPQGNKEGDFLKALQSTTTYAIGNNQLTLSNPSGKLAVFKKVD, encoded by the coding sequence ATGAAAAATATACTTTCAATATTGTTTTTGTCATTTGTAATGATAGGCTGTAAAACAGCGGCAAACAAAGAATCTAGCGCAAACTCTTCTGTAAGTTCGACAGAAGAAGATTTAAAATACTATTTTAAAGGTACAGGGAATGAACCTTTTTGGGGAATCAAAATAGGAAATGATGAAATTGTTTTTACGTCTTTAATACCAGGGAAAGAAAAACTGATTTTTCCTGCGGTTGATGCAGTTAGAGCGATGGATGCGAATGTGAAAATGTATAGAGTAAGTAACGAGACTGCTTCTGCAACGATTACAATTCAGCAGTTAGATTGCCAGGATTCGATGTCGGGAGCGATTTCTCCTTATAGCGTAAAGGTTGAAATTAAAAACAGCTCAGAATTAGAAATGAAGAAATTAAGCGGCTGCGGAAAATATCTAACGGATTATCGACTTCATGATATTTGGGTTTTGGAAGAATTAAACGGTTATAAAGTTTTTGCTGCAGACTTTCAGAAAGAATTCCCAAGGATAGAGATTAATTCAGCTGAAAACCGATTCTCTGGCTTTGGAGGCTGCAATTCCATAACTGGACAAATCTTTTTCGAAAAAGATTTACTCCGCTTTACAAAAGTAGTATCTACATTAATGGCTTGTCCTCAAGGAAATAAAGAAGGCGATTTTTTGAAGGCGCTGCAAAGTACAACAACGTATGCTATTGGAAACAATCAATTGACTTTGTCTAATCCTTCTGGAAAATTGGCTGTTTTTAAGAAGGTGGATTAA
- a CDS encoding ATP-binding protein → MKKSNEEAAEKITFKNLRRLYFFALLTIALIIIISQFLAQHNLNQQLSDSKIINFSGKQKMLSQKIVKEVLILHYVSDSATAKKTSHLKEVLELWKKNQNALENGSDSLAFPKEKSETLSKLYLEINPIFNKIAQTTDSFLLNLQQQKTASENLKLVQIILENEGIFLSKMNQIVTQYNLEAHQKVTEQRKIEYWIFGFTLLVLLLEFFFIFKATSFNITERKKMQREVERLNLENTTEKINQQKIISSKIVENQENEQNRIAKEIHDGIGQMLTGLKFSLESINLDDREKSEQKIEHLKKLSLDIIKGARTATFNLMPPELSGHGIVSSLSKLTQELSKLTGKEILFYNKTDFDQRLDSLIEINIYRLTQEAINNAIKYAESSHIIVQLSHSETLLTIIVDDNGKGFDINSVDKKRNSESGMGLLFMKERIQYINGRVFMNSIPGEGTRITFDIPILK, encoded by the coding sequence ATGAAGAAAAGCAATGAGGAAGCTGCAGAAAAAATCACTTTCAAAAATTTACGACGGCTGTATTTTTTTGCGCTTCTTACTATTGCCTTAATCATAATCATCAGTCAGTTTTTAGCACAACACAATCTGAATCAGCAGTTAAGCGATTCTAAAATCATTAATTTTTCGGGCAAGCAAAAAATGCTGAGCCAAAAAATCGTCAAAGAAGTACTGATTTTACATTACGTTTCTGATTCGGCTACTGCCAAAAAAACCTCGCACTTAAAAGAGGTTTTAGAACTTTGGAAAAAGAACCAAAATGCACTGGAAAATGGCAGTGATAGTTTGGCTTTTCCAAAAGAAAAATCAGAAACACTTTCTAAATTATATCTTGAAATCAATCCGATTTTCAATAAAATTGCACAAACTACAGATTCTTTTTTATTGAATTTACAGCAGCAAAAAACAGCTTCAGAAAATCTGAAACTAGTTCAAATTATTCTAGAAAACGAAGGTATTTTCCTTTCAAAAATGAATCAGATTGTAACGCAATACAATCTCGAAGCACACCAAAAAGTAACCGAACAGCGCAAAATCGAATATTGGATTTTTGGTTTCACTCTGCTTGTTCTGCTTTTAGAATTCTTCTTCATTTTCAAAGCAACCAGTTTCAACATTACCGAACGCAAAAAAATGCAACGAGAAGTCGAGCGTTTAAACCTTGAAAACACAACCGAAAAAATCAATCAGCAGAAGATTATTTCAAGCAAAATTGTCGAAAATCAGGAAAACGAGCAAAACCGAATTGCCAAAGAAATTCATGACGGAATCGGTCAAATGCTTACGGGCTTAAAGTTCAGTTTGGAAAGCATTAATCTGGATGATAGAGAAAAATCAGAACAAAAAATTGAGCATTTAAAGAAACTTTCTCTGGATATTATCAAAGGCGCCCGCACCGCAACCTTTAATCTGATGCCACCAGAATTAAGCGGTCACGGCATAGTTTCATCGCTTTCAAAATTAACTCAGGAACTCTCTAAACTTACCGGAAAAGAAATCCTTTTCTACAATAAAACCGATTTCGACCAGCGCTTAGATTCCTTAATCGAAATCAATATTTACCGTCTTACGCAAGAAGCGATAAACAACGCCATAAAGTATGCCGAATCATCGCATATTATTGTCCAGCTTTCGCACAGCGAGACACTTTTAACCATCATCGTAGACGACAACGGAAAAGGTTTCGACATCAATTCGGTAGATAAAAAACGCAACAGCGAATCTGGAATGGGACTTTTATTCATGAAAGAAAGAATCCAATACATCAACGGGCGCGTTTTCATGAACTCCATTCCAGGCGAAGGCACAAGAATTACCTTCGACATTCCGATCTTAAAATAA
- a CDS encoding DUF2130 domain-containing protein, which translates to MAEQSSIQCPNCGTPIDVNDVLKHQLEDSIRKEFQQKANIQNRELELKSEQLEKSKAEFEAKKKQENELFAERLEREKKTAEKEISEKLKAKLEEENKDRLLLMEKELSEKSEKIRELNKMEGEIAKLQREKLEMKEAIQAEAEKQLNAQLALEREKIRKQEDDKNELKFKELQKQLEEQKKLTEEMKRKQEQGSMQLQGEVMELAIEEWLANNFPLDSIDEIKKGANGADCLQIVNTREHQNCGSIYYESKRTKAFQPSWIEKFKNDIRTKRANIGVLVTEVMPSGMERMGMRDGIWICTYEEFKGLSAVLRQSLIQINQAVQAQENKGDKMSMLYDFLTSNEFRLQIEGIVEGFTQMQSDLDSEKRAMQRIWKQREKQIEKVVHNTLGMYGSIRGIAGNAVQSVRALELDFIEEEPQDEEPKELFE; encoded by the coding sequence ATGGCCGAGCAATCTTCAATTCAGTGTCCAAACTGCGGAACTCCTATCGATGTAAATGATGTCTTAAAACATCAATTGGAAGATAGCATTCGTAAAGAGTTTCAGCAAAAAGCCAATATTCAAAACCGTGAATTAGAGCTTAAAAGCGAACAATTGGAAAAATCGAAAGCCGAATTTGAAGCGAAGAAAAAACAGGAAAATGAACTTTTTGCTGAACGCCTAGAGCGCGAGAAAAAAACAGCCGAAAAAGAAATTTCTGAAAAGCTGAAAGCAAAACTCGAAGAAGAAAATAAAGACCGTTTGCTTTTGATGGAAAAAGAACTCTCTGAAAAATCGGAAAAAATCAGAGAATTAAATAAAATGGAAGGTGAAATCGCCAAATTGCAGCGCGAAAAACTGGAAATGAAAGAAGCGATTCAAGCCGAAGCCGAAAAGCAATTGAATGCGCAATTGGCTTTGGAACGCGAAAAAATCAGAAAACAGGAGGACGATAAAAACGAACTGAAATTTAAGGAACTTCAGAAACAGCTGGAAGAACAAAAAAAGCTGACCGAAGAAATGAAGCGCAAACAAGAACAAGGTTCGATGCAATTGCAGGGCGAAGTAATGGAATTGGCGATTGAAGAATGGCTGGCCAACAATTTCCCGCTTGACAGTATTGACGAAATTAAGAAAGGCGCCAACGGTGCTGACTGCCTTCAAATTGTCAACACGCGCGAACATCAAAACTGCGGATCAATTTATTACGAAAGCAAAAGAACCAAAGCTTTTCAGCCTTCATGGATCGAGAAATTCAAAAATGATATTAGAACCAAAAGGGCCAATATCGGAGTTTTAGTGACTGAAGTAATGCCTTCGGGAATGGAACGAATGGGTATGCGCGACGGAATATGGATTTGCACTTACGAAGAATTTAAAGGTTTGAGCGCTGTTTTGCGCCAGTCGCTAATTCAGATCAATCAAGCGGTTCAAGCGCAGGAAAACAAAGGAGATAAAATGTCAATGCTATACGATTTCTTGACGAGCAATGAATTCCGTTTGCAGATTGAAGGAATTGTAGAAGGTTTCACTCAAATGCAAAGCGATTTAGATTCTGAAAAAAGAGCCATGCAGAGAATCTGGAAACAGCGTGAAAAACAAATTGAAAAAGTCGTTCACAACACTTTAGGAATGTACGGTTCTATACGTGGCATAGCCGGAAATGCAGTTCAGAGCGTTCGAGCTTTAGAATTGGATTTTATCGAAGAAGAACCGCAAGACGAAGAACCTAAGGAATTGTTTGAATAA
- a CDS encoding response regulator transcription factor, with protein sequence MSNIIRVVLADDHVFVRDGIKSLLENEANIEVVGEAIDGADALEVVAATNPDLLIVDIRMPNLTGIEVVEKLRNEKNSIKTIMLSMHESEEYVLKSIKAGADGYLLKGSSKEEFLKALHSVASGGKYYSGDISSILISQLTNSSASLEPKQTLGEEMMITKREKEILALLLSGKGNKEIAEALDISKRTAEVHRFNLMKKLKVKNLMELSNKATEYSLI encoded by the coding sequence ATGAGCAATATTATTCGAGTAGTACTGGCAGATGACCATGTTTTTGTTAGAGACGGAATCAAATCTTTACTTGAAAATGAAGCAAACATTGAGGTTGTAGGCGAAGCAATCGATGGTGCTGATGCTCTGGAAGTCGTTGCTGCGACAAATCCAGATTTACTTATAGTAGATATTCGTATGCCAAATTTAACCGGCATCGAGGTAGTAGAAAAACTTAGAAACGAAAAAAACAGCATTAAAACCATCATGCTTTCAATGCATGAATCTGAAGAATACGTACTGAAATCTATCAAAGCTGGTGCCGACGGCTATTTATTGAAAGGTTCATCAAAAGAAGAATTCTTAAAGGCATTACATAGCGTTGCCAGTGGCGGAAAATACTATAGCGGAGATATCTCTTCTATTTTAATTAGCCAATTGACAAATTCATCTGCATCATTAGAACCTAAACAAACACTAGGCGAAGAAATGATGATTACCAAAAGAGAAAAAGAAATACTTGCTCTTTTATTATCAGGAAAAGGAAACAAAGAAATTGCTGAAGCGCTGGACATTAGCAAAAGAACTGCGGAAGTGCACCGTTTTAACCTAATGAAAAAACTGAAAGTGAAAAACCTAATGGAACTTTCGAACAAAGCAACAGAGTATTCTTTAATTTAA
- a CDS encoding alginate export family protein: MKKLKLILILIVGLSFEIQAQELDVNLQIRPRFEYRNGYKTLLPYGQEGTSQISQRSRLNINFKQDDLILKLTFQNTRTWGDVPPATVADKNGVAVFEAWAQYNFTEKWSARIGRQVLSYDNQRILGEMDWAQQGQSHDALTVTFHTETQKLDFGGAYNSNAENVVQTPYTVANYKAMQYAWYHNQFSADLGLSFLLLNTGYEYANADAKLLVDYKQTFGPYLTYKKGKIDTNFWLYGQTGKSTDLQVSAYNVAANFNYNITDSFKAGLGYEFLSGKASNDGSTVIKSFNPIFGTNHGLNGYMDYFYVGNHLNSVGLQDAFIKLNYNVNKWQFALIPHVFLSAADVVTPANEKLDSYLGTEIDATFGYNFKKNITVSGGYSQMFGSKTMEFIKSGDASHTNNWAWLMISVDPKIFSWKK; this comes from the coding sequence ATGAAAAAACTTAAACTAATTTTAATTCTTATCGTAGGATTAAGTTTTGAAATTCAGGCACAGGAATTAGATGTCAATCTGCAGATTAGGCCACGTTTTGAATACAGAAACGGCTACAAAACCCTATTGCCTTATGGTCAAGAAGGGACTTCTCAAATTTCGCAGCGTTCACGTTTAAATATCAATTTTAAACAAGATGATTTAATTTTAAAATTAACTTTCCAAAATACAAGAACCTGGGGTGATGTTCCTCCAGCAACGGTTGCCGATAAAAATGGCGTCGCGGTTTTTGAAGCTTGGGCACAATACAACTTTACTGAAAAATGGAGCGCCAGAATCGGACGCCAGGTGCTTTCTTATGACAACCAGCGTATTCTTGGAGAGATGGACTGGGCTCAGCAAGGTCAGAGCCACGATGCTCTTACCGTAACTTTTCATACCGAAACTCAAAAATTAGACTTTGGAGGCGCCTATAATTCAAATGCAGAAAACGTCGTGCAGACTCCATATACCGTTGCCAATTATAAAGCCATGCAATATGCTTGGTATCACAATCAATTTAGCGCTGATTTGGGTTTGAGTTTCCTATTGCTTAATACAGGCTATGAATATGCCAATGCAGATGCAAAGTTATTGGTAGATTACAAGCAAACCTTTGGTCCCTATCTGACTTACAAAAAAGGCAAAATCGACACTAATTTCTGGCTGTACGGACAAACGGGAAAAAGCACCGATCTTCAAGTAAGCGCATACAATGTGGCCGCAAATTTCAATTACAACATAACAGACTCATTTAAAGCAGGTTTAGGTTACGAATTTTTATCCGGAAAAGCTTCAAATGACGGAAGCACAGTCATAAAATCTTTTAATCCGATATTTGGAACCAATCACGGTCTTAACGGTTACATGGATTACTTTTATGTTGGAAATCATTTAAATAGTGTCGGTTTGCAAGATGCTTTTATCAAATTGAATTACAATGTAAACAAATGGCAGTTTGCTTTGATTCCTCATGTGTTTTTATCGGCTGCTGATGTTGTTACGCCTGCAAATGAAAAACTGGATTCGTATTTAGGAACTGAGATTGACGCAACTTTTGGTTATAATTTCAAGAAAAACATTACGGTTTCAGGCGGATATTCTCAAATGTTTGGTTCTAAAACAATGGAATTTATTAAAAGCGGAGATGCAAGCCATACCAACAATTGGGCTTGGCTGATGATTTCTGTTGATCCTAAAATTTTTAGCTGGAAAAAATAA
- a CDS encoding class I SAM-dependent methyltransferase yields MNNWTQRWDDRYKSEEFAYGEEPNNYLKEQLEKLNPSTILFPAEGEGRNAVFAAKLGWKVSAFDISEEGRNKALKLAEANNVSIDYQVGELETLDFHEEQFDAVALIYAHFPAEIKSEIHQRLNALVRKNGIIIFEAFSKKHLEYVTQNEKVGGPKDIESLFSIEEIKTDFTNYEIIELEEKEIELSEGLFHNGTGSVIRFVGRKK; encoded by the coding sequence ATGAACAACTGGACTCAGCGTTGGGACGACCGTTATAAAAGCGAAGAATTTGCATACGGCGAAGAACCCAATAATTATTTAAAAGAACAACTGGAAAAATTAAACCCAAGTACAATTCTTTTTCCTGCCGAAGGCGAAGGACGAAATGCCGTTTTTGCCGCAAAATTAGGATGGAAAGTTTCGGCTTTCGATATTAGCGAAGAAGGAAGAAATAAAGCTTTAAAACTTGCTGAAGCAAATAATGTTTCGATTGATTATCAGGTTGGCGAACTAGAAACACTGGATTTTCACGAAGAGCAATTTGATGCTGTCGCATTGATTTATGCGCATTTTCCGGCTGAAATTAAATCTGAAATTCATCAACGATTAAATGCTTTAGTACGCAAAAACGGCATTATTATTTTTGAAGCTTTCAGCAAAAAGCATTTAGAGTATGTAACCCAAAACGAAAAAGTCGGCGGACCAAAAGATATTGAATCCTTATTCTCTATCGAAGAAATAAAAACCGATTTTACAAATTATGAAATCATCGAATTGGAAGAAAAAGAAATCGAACTCAGCGAAGGTTTATTCCACAACGGAACGGGTTCTGTAATTCGATTTGTGGGAAGGAAAAAATAA